AACAACCGCCAATCTCCCGCCAGTTCCAAAAGTGGTGCTACGGTGACCAACCCATCATCCGCTGCAGCCAGGTGCGCCTGTGCACTACTCCACGGCCAGGAGGCTGCATCTTCCACCAGGCCGGCAACAACAGGATTCATCTCCACATAACGGGCAGCAGCCAGAAGATGGGTCTCGTCCATGGGAAAGGATGCAAAGCGTCCTTGCCAGAGGTGCCCCCGCCAGTTGTTCCGAAAGTTGATCATCCGGCTGTAGCGACGATGGGCCTCGCCGATGCCGCGACGCAGTGAGTCTTCACTTTCGGGAACGGCAATCAGGTGCACATGGTTCGGCATCAGGCAATAGGCCCAGATGTCAATTGAGCACTTACGGCACCATTCGGCCAATAGGGAAATATAGGCGCGGTAGTCGTCGTCGCCGAAGAAGGTTTGCATTCTCCGGTTGCCCCGTTGGGTAATGTGGTGGGGAATGCCTGATGCTATGACTCGAGCAATTCTTGCCATAGTTGAAATCTAATGAATTGATTAGAGATCGTCAAGAAATAATTAAGTATGGTGTCCCCAGAATTCCTGTCAAAACCGGCTGTTTACCTTTGGCTCTTAGCTCTTTGGCCTCTGTAGCCCTGATCTTGTCTATCGCCTTACCGAAATGCGTCATCAGATGAAAGCGGTCGATGATGTGCATTGCCTTTCCGGCAGCTTCCGCCGCTATCCGGAGATAGGGTTGCCACAGATCACTGCAAATGAAGGCCAACGCGGAAGTGTGCTCAGTGCCGAACTCTTTGAAAAACTGCTTCAGTGTTTTGCCGGTCCGCTCTTTGCCGACCCACAGCAGTCGTCGGCAACCGTTGTCGATCTGGTAGACCAGGGTAAGATACTTGTGTCCCCTTTTCCAGGCGATCTCGTCGATGCCGATTGCGGTGACATTCCCGAGGTCACGATGGGCAAGTCCCCAGGCGACCGCCATTTTGACCGAGCGGAAGACATTGTCCCAACTGGTCTTAAAGACAACGGAAGCCTCTTTCCAGGAAAGCCGTTTGGCCCAACTGGCCAAGAACCAAGCATACGTTGTCGTCAAATGGTTCTTGCCATCAGCCCAAGGAATCCGTTCAACCTTGACGCCGCACCGAGGGCAAGCGACACGGCGCATGGCATAGAGGAAGAAAACAGCAATACCCCATAAAGGGACGAACTCAAAGCGGCGCTGCTGCAATGTGTCATAGCCTGGCCCGGGCTGGCCGCACTTACTGCAGACAGGTCGGCTTCTCTTACGGGCGTGGATCTCGATTTCAAGAACCGGTTGCTTCCCTCGATCATTCCAGTGGGCAGCGCCATAGACAAAACCTGGATGCAATTGGACCCGGTTCAGGATAGACTTAAGCAGCATTCCGTCCTCCTTGTCTAGCTTTGGTTTTCTTGGTCGAAACCCATTCTGCCAGACTTGAGACGGGATGCACTTTTTTGGGCGCCGCTCATACTAGGCCGAGGCCATTTTTACCCACAGATTCTGCTGAAGAGCCAAATTTATGGACCTCCCTGTCTCCCTGATAACAATGTCGCACTTCATAAGCGAGAGCGAGAACAGTTTCTTGAACATGGCCTGTAAATGGTGCATCGTCTCCAGAAAGGGTATGAATTGTCTCATAAAGGGCATCTAGATCCCAATAATCACCGTACAACACCACTCCAGCCCCCTTGGGGGTAGGTTCCATTCTTAGCATTTTCCCTTCTCCTTCTGTTCAACGGGCTGGGGGCGCACCAGCGCGTTAGCGTCTGTGTGCCGCCGCCTGGTTATGCGCCTGTCAACAGGCCGAATCCTGCACCGATCAATGCTTTTAACGTATCCATGTTTAGGTTTTCTGCTCGCAGTTTGTCGAGCTTTTGCTTTAGCGTAGGTGCATCTGCCAAGATGCGTTCAGAAACCTCATGATCAGCAATATGTGCTCGAACGATTCTATCGAACTCATCATTAGCTCTATCCGCGTGTTCCATGATAAGTTCCAGCAACCTGCCAGCTGATATTTTAAGCACTTCGCTATTCAATGTATATTCAGCATGGTGGCCTCTCGCCTTCAGGAAGTTCTCAAGTTCTCTTTTCTCAACCGGGTCCTCAAGAGATATCTCGATTTTCCCTTCCGCTAAAGCAGCATATTGTTCGCTATGTATCAGGCGATCTACAATCCGACTCAGCACAGCATGAGAATTAATTTGTTCGTGCCGTAACGCAGAGGTTAGTCGCAATGCTTTGATCTTTGATTCAGGAACGCCGAAGTTGTTCGCCAATTCATAGTTTGATTTGCCACGGTAATCACTTGACTTAAGCAGGAAGTGAAATACGAAGAGATCAATCTCACGTTTAGGGAGACTTCCTAGCCCCATTGAAAGATACAAAGCCATGAATCGGTCTGCAAAGTCTTGCTTTTCATCTGGTGTCACGCATATCTCCTTTGTGCATAACGTGGTCGAGGCGCACCGGCGAAGCGAAGCGGAGACCGTGTGCCGCCGAGTGGTTGGGCATTGTCAGCCCACTGCATCAACGGCCGGAACCGCATCAATGCTTGGTGCGATGATCCCACCGGATACTTTTTGACCTTTTATTTCGTCTACAAACTTCATGATCTCATCAAAATCTGGTGGTGCAGATGCAAAATCCATATTAACAAACCGCTCATGGAACAAATATGGACGATTGTGACAAAGGCTACACAATACTTCTTGCCCTCGCGGAGTCACTGGAGATATGAAAATTGGCACCATCTGTCGGTCCTCCCAGTCTATAAGATATTCTGAGAGGTCGTAGTAGATCAAATTTTGAGAAATAAGAAACCGGATGTAGTTATTCAAAAAGCCGAATTCCTCAGCCCCAAAAGACATTGAGTACCGTCCGTTTGATTTTCGATCGATAATGTCGAATAGTAGATTTAATGAGAAGTATAGTTTATTGCCAACATCCGTTAGGCCTAAGCCGAAAAGTTCAAGAAACGTAACATCAACATTCCCGAACGCCTTTACGTTCTGAGTTAATTCATGGATGATTTCGTCAGTGTCCCGAAAGATTTTAGTAGCAAAAGCGAATCCTTCAACTAGATCATCTTTGCTGGCTACGTCGAGATTGTTTGTTAGTGGGATTTTGATTCGTTTCTCGCCGGCATTTTCAGGTGATCGATAAAA
The nucleotide sequence above comes from Geobacter benzoatilyticus. Encoded proteins:
- a CDS encoding transposase yields the protein MQTFFGDDDYRAYISLLAEWCRKCSIDIWAYCLMPNHVHLIAVPESEDSLRRGIGEAHRRYSRMINFRNNWRGHLWQGRFASFPMDETHLLAAARYVEMNPVVAGLVEDAASWPWSSAQAHLAAADDGLVTVAPLLELAGDWRLFLAGSADEEQINEIRKHERTGRPLGSEGFVDRLETFLDRPLRRGKPGPKGKGN
- a CDS encoding transposase; this translates as MLLKSILNRVQLHPGFVYGAAHWNDRGKQPVLEIEIHARKRSRPVCSKCGQPGPGYDTLQQRRFEFVPLWGIAVFFLYAMRRVACPRCGVKVERIPWADGKNHLTTTYAWFLASWAKRLSWKEASVVFKTSWDNVFRSVKMAVAWGLAHRDLGNVTAIGIDEIAWKRGHKYLTLVYQIDNGCRRLLWVGKERTGKTLKQFFKEFGTEHTSALAFICSDLWQPYLRIAAEAAGKAMHIIDRFHLMTHFGKAIDKIRATEAKELRAKGKQPVLTGILGTPYLIIS
- a CDS encoding DUF6904 family protein, which translates into the protein MLRMEPTPKGAGVVLYGDYWDLDALYETIHTLSGDDAPFTGHVQETVLALAYEVRHCYQGDREVHKFGSSAESVGKNGLGLV
- a CDS encoding DUF4365 domain-containing protein, with product MNLPKVTENQFTERLGVCAVEHKLTLKRFIWRETRNTDVGIDGQIELVNDDGTCAGSIVAAQVKSGCSYFESHDEGYVYFTPEEKHRHYWGNFPVPVILFLHNPATDLTLWIDARRFYRSPENAGEKRIKIPLTNNLDVASKDDLVEGFAFATKIFRDTDEIIHELTQNVKAFGNVDVTFLELFGLGLTDVGNKLYFSLNLLFDIIDRKSNGRYSMSFGAEEFGFLNNYIRFLISQNLIYYDLSEYLIDWEDRQMVPIFISPVTPRGQEVLCSLCHNRPYLFHERFVNMDFASAPPDFDEIMKFVDEIKGQKVSGGIIAPSIDAVPAVDAVG